The following is a genomic window from Candidatus Kryptoniota bacterium.
ATAGACATCGAGCAGATCGATACCCTGGTCTGTCAGCTTGAACTCGCGTATCTGGTTGGAGTGTTCCATACCGCGCGATTTAAGTACATACAGTCCTCTGTTACGTTCACCTCCAATTTCGATATCGCGCAGAAGCAGCCATGTATCTATGAGGGATGAGATGTAAATATCAGTAATCTCCATACTTTCGGCGCCGGAAGTGAGACTTGTGAAGAATGCGGTGATCCCCTTCATCTTCAGGAAATCTACGAGGCGCAGCAACATTGTCTTGACTTCAGTCTGGTTCTCTCCCAACGCGAACGCATTGATAGGGTCGAGGATAACAATGCTAGGTTTAAACTCATTGATCAATTTGATACTCGTGGTGAGGTGAGTTTCCAAACCATAGTGTGTAGGACGGGTTGCCCGAAACTCAAGCAATCCCTTTTTTTCCCACGGCTCCAGACTTATTCCAATCGAACGCATATTGCGCATAAGCTGACTGGGGGATTCTTCGAAAGTAAAAAAGAGAGAGCGTTCTCCCCTCTTGCATGCGGCTTCGACAAACTTCGCGGCAATGCTCGTCTTGCCCGTACCGGCGGTGCCTGAGACAAGCACCGTACTGCCGCGAAAGTAGCCTTTGCCGGAGAGCATTGTGTCGAGACGCGGAATACCCGTGGAAATTCTTTCGTGGGATGAAGAGTAATTCAGTCCCAGTGAAGTGACGGGGAGGACGGAAAAACCATCTTCATCAATAAGGAAAGGATACTCGTTCGTACCGTGGGTTGAACCGCGATATTTGACAACACGCAGCCGTCGTATGGATGACTCATCGCTCACGCGATGGTCGAGCAGAATGACGCAGTCGGAGACGTACTCCTCCATACCTTGACGCGTCAACGTACCCGCGCCCCGCTCCGCAGTAACTACTGTCGTTATACCCTTCATTTTCAGCCAGTGAAATAACCGGCGCAGTTCAGAACGGAGTATAAGGGGATTTGGCAAACCTGAGAAGAGTGATTCCAGTGTATCCAGCACAATACGCTTGGCGCCGATACTCTCAATTGCTTCATGGATCCTGATGAACAAGCCTTCCAAATTGTATTCACCGCTTTGTTCGATTTCACTCCGTTCAACATGGATATGCTCAAGCCAGATCTTCTTTCGCTCAACGAGGCTGTCCAAATCGAACCCCAACGAAGCAACGTTTGCTGTGAGTTCTTCCTCTGTTTCCTCAAACGATATAAAGACGCCCGGTTCATTGTACTGCATCGCCCCGCGGACGAGAAACTCCATGGCAAAGAGGGTTTTTCCACACCCCGGTCCGCCGCATACAAGCGTCGGCCTCCCTTTCGGTAATCCCCCGCCAGTGATTTCGTCCAATCCTTGAATGCTTGTGGGGGATTTGGGAAGGACCCTACGATGAGATTGCGCTTCTTTTTTCTTCATGGCACTTTATCTCTATATATGTTCTCGACACTATTACGAGTAATAGATCTTGTTAAGAGTAATTCCAACTGACACCAAACGTTAAACTGCTAACCGGACAGTGCAAATTCCTGGAAATGATTCCGCTGTCCGGTCTCCATGATTCGTTAGATTATAGAATCATCTGCAAAACAAGACAATAGCTCAAAGGGATGAAAAAAGGAACTACATCTTCAAAGAAGCAATCCGATATTCGACACCTGGAGGGTTGATGGTTAACCACCGAATTTGCAGGAATATTCGAAATATTGTGCTAAAAAGTGAAATCGAGCCATTCTAATTGAATTGAAACCATATCAATGCAACAGCGGCAGCGCTCATCAGTATCAGCGTAATTGATCCGAGAACATTTGACCATCTCTTGTTTGTGAATTTTCCCATTACCTTTTTATTGTTAGAAATGTGCATGATTACGGAAATCATTACGGGCGCTGTCAAGCCATATAGTACGGCGGTGTAAATAAGAGCTTGTATCGGGCTTACGCCAAGGAATTCCAGAGACAATCCAACAATGAGTGAGACGATCAGTGTGATGTAAAATCCTTTAGCTTCGTGGAATTTCTTATCCAGACCTTCCCTCCAATTGAAAGTCTCGGCTAAAATGTAGGAAAGTGAGCCGGCTAAGACAGGTATTGCTAAAAATCCTGTGCCGATTACGCCGACGGCAAAAAGTAGATAAGTAAGTTTACCTGTCAATGGTTCCAATGCTTTTGCGGCTTGTCCTACCGTATCGATTTGTCTGATACCCGCCTTGTATAATACTGCGCCCGTCGTAAGGATTATGAAAAACATAACGAGGTTTGAGAAGAACATTCCGAAATCGATATCCATTTCCATGTCGTTTAAGATTCGTTTGTTGATTATGATTTTCTTACGGTCATGTGAAATGTCTTCCGCTTCCATAGTGGCTTGCCAAAAAAACAGGTAAGGAGAAATAGTGGTGCCGAGAATGGCAACAAGTATCTCAAAAAAAGATTTGTCGAAATGAATAGTCGGAATAAAGGTACTTTTCATGACTTCCACCCAATTTGCATGTACCAGGAAGGGAACTACGGCATACAATAGTAACGATAGGCAAAGCCATTTCAATACCGCGGCGAACTTCCGATAAGGGAACTTGATAATGAAGGACACAAGTAAAGCCGTAAACACTACGCTGAAAGCAAAAGATGGAATTTGAGGAATAAGCAAATTGGCAACGGCACCCATTCCCTGTATGTCTGCGCCAATATTGAGAGTAATAGCCGGGAAACTAAACAGCGCCATCAGATATAAAATACTCTTCGGATATTTCTTTTTTATAGTTCCTGTCAATCCCTCCTGCGTTACCATACCTATTCGTGCGCACATCTCCTGTACGGCAGCCATCAGAGGGAAAGTGATAACCGCAGTCCAAAGAGTTGCTAAACCAAAACCGGCACCTGCCTGGGAATAGGTAGCAATCCCCGAAGGATCATCGTCGCTCGCGCCTGTAATAAGTCCGGGTCCGAGTACACGCCAGTATTTCTTAATTCTTGTTGAAAGCATTGCAGATGCGTTCACACCTCTACGCTGTCATCGCACCAAAACTTTTGCTCAGCGCTGGAAGTACTCCCGGATTTTTGCTGCAATCTGGTTGTCGGTCATCTTATCAACCGTTTCAATATCAACTAATTGTGTCTTAATCTTTTCATTCTCTAGACGTTTCTTAATCTCCATCTTAGCTTCCCCAGGACCGAATACTAAAATGGATTTCGCGTTACGAACAGAGGCGATAACCTCATCGTAATACTTGTTTAAATGATTCGTAAAACGTCTGTCGCGAATGTCCTCTTCTGTGTTTTCTTGTGCTATACCGGAAAACCGTACATGCTTCTCCATGTTTGAGTTTATTCGTTTTGTTTCCTCTCCTTTTTCATCGAGGATTACAATAACAGCTTTCCTGTGGTCAATCCATAAACCGGCGTTCGTTTTCATTAGGTTGTTCCTTTTGATTGAATGTAGAAAGACGAGATCTCTTTCCTATTAAGATTCGTGTAACATCAGTTATTAATTCGTTTCCTATGCCTCCAAAATCACGAATCGTTTGATAGTGGGCTACTTTCAAAGTGACGTAACGTTGACAAATTCTCTCACTGTCATTCCCGTCCGACCGCAGGATCGGCGGCCGGATCGTGGGGACGTGCTCTTAGCGGGAATCTATCTCCATTCTCCACCATGGATTCCCGATGCCGCCTTGCGGCATGCCGCATACTCGTATAGAATAATTGAGCGGCATAGGAGCGTTCGGGAATGACATATGTGTTTTTTTTGAACGCCGAAGAATACTCAACGATGGGACATTTCAGCAGCGTCAAAATCGCGCACTACGAATCGTTTGTTGCAGGTCGTGTTACTTTCATCCATCGCCAGCAGACGCTTGTCGCCGGCGATCAGCGCCCCGGCGGTGTCTACCAGCTCTTGCGTATTCATCTCTCATACCTCTGCAAGGTTGTCAATTTTTGCTCAACCTGGGCCGCGGCGGGTGAGTCCTGCTGCTCTTTTTGTCGCGCAGTCGCCCGAGAGTGTTCTCAATCAGTTTGGCCAGCTTATCAGAAGCGCCGCCGATGGCCTGGTCAAGAGTCGGTGCCTCGTGAGTGACCACGATGGGTTGGCGGCCTTCAAGGCGCGCTTCCATCATGCAGCGCTTGTCGCTGGGACTGTTCCTATGGCTGGTCTGATCGCTCAAGTGGACATCCACTCGGATGATGTGATCACTGAATCGACTCAGTGCACTCTCCA
Proteins encoded in this region:
- the kaiC gene encoding circadian clock protein KaiC; the protein is MKKKEAQSHRRVLPKSPTSIQGLDEITGGGLPKGRPTLVCGGPGCGKTLFAMEFLVRGAMQYNEPGVFISFEETEEELTANVASLGFDLDSLVERKKIWLEHIHVERSEIEQSGEYNLEGLFIRIHEAIESIGAKRIVLDTLESLFSGLPNPLILRSELRRLFHWLKMKGITTVVTAERGAGTLTRQGMEEYVSDCVILLDHRVSDESSIRRLRVVKYRGSTHGTNEYPFLIDEDGFSVLPVTSLGLNYSSSHERISTGIPRLDTMLSGKGYFRGSTVLVSGTAGTGKTSIAAKFVEAACKRGERSLFFTFEESPSQLMRNMRSIGISLEPWEKKGLLEFRATRPTHYGLETHLTTSIKLINEFKPSIVILDPINAFALGENQTEVKTMLLRLVDFLKMKGITAFFTSLTSGAESMEITDIYISSLIDTWLLLRDIEIGGERNRGLYVLKSRGMEHSNQIREFKLTDQGIDLLDVYIGAEGVLTGSARLSQETKDDAEQVRRQQEIGRRQFELERKRKAMEAQIVMLRSEFEAEESEALKIIGSDKVRDERFALDRTNMAKSRKADVHLKATGTRKRTNI
- a CDS encoding HPF/RaiA family ribosome-associated protein, whose translation is MRILINTDHNIIGHEAFIADVSGRVESALSRFSDHIIRVDVHLSDQTSHRNSPSDKRCMMEARLEGRQPIVVTHEAPTLDQAIGGASDKLAKLIENTLGRLRDKKSSRTHPPRPRLSKN
- a CDS encoding divalent metal cation transporter, whose translation is MLSTRIKKYWRVLGPGLITGASDDDPSGIATYSQAGAGFGLATLWTAVITFPLMAAVQEMCARIGMVTQEGLTGTIKKKYPKSILYLMALFSFPAITLNIGADIQGMGAVANLLIPQIPSFAFSVVFTALLVSFIIKFPYRKFAAVLKWLCLSLLLYAVVPFLVHANWVEVMKSTFIPTIHFDKSFFEILVAILGTTISPYLFFWQATMEAEDISHDRKKIIINKRILNDMEMDIDFGMFFSNLVMFFIILTTGAVLYKAGIRQIDTVGQAAKALEPLTGKLTYLLFAVGVIGTGFLAIPVLAGSLSYILAETFNWREGLDKKFHEAKGFYITLIVSLIVGLSLEFLGVSPIQALIYTAVLYGLTAPVMISVIMHISNNKKVMGKFTNKRWSNVLGSITLILMSAAAVALIWFQFN